The following proteins are co-located in the candidate division KSB1 bacterium genome:
- a CDS encoding cytochrome C → MRCLLLIAILLVAFSIMLVNQVFAQQKAEEEHQALLLENRFPSATTCRPCHPDHYREWSVSAHAYAQMSPVFNAMHGTILKQTNGTNGDFCIRCHTPVGMNLKEPEFMSNIDRHPTSREGVTCIACHRLKNAYGKVSGRLAIVEGDIFDPVYGPTGDRELKRVIESGEYNVNTERGKAGRAIHTGAIKLDQMRTSAFCATCHDVNLVNGFRLEEAFSDYKTSAASKKGVTCQDCHMGKEPGKASGYDIAPAAIVGGKPTKPRRITNHMFAGPDYSVIHPGIFPHNSDAADIATIREWLTYDYKAGWGTEEFEDNIPEGYKFPPRWTSADDRYDARDILAANFKLLREIEVQRKQVLQAGYQLGDVVVDRAGEEGISFKVQVRNGTDGHSVPTGFDAERLVFLRVTVTDSEGKEVFKSGDLDPNGDVRDSHSLYVHNGELPPDKYLFSLQSRFVVRMVRGGEREQVLAVNYSPSPLPFLRPSTLSTVLLGRPVGVRKHRQVLPPFASKWPNYKVKRSELVGSKGPYNANIKLIVGMVPINLINEIKDVGFDYGMSAREVAEGVLAGHLVLWERDVILKPGKFTANSSENIKSGGE, encoded by the coding sequence ATGCGGTGTCTTCTATTAATTGCGATTCTGTTGGTTGCGTTTTCCATTATGTTAGTAAATCAGGTCTTTGCACAGCAGAAAGCCGAAGAAGAACACCAGGCGCTTCTTTTGGAAAATAGATTTCCTTCTGCCACGACCTGTAGGCCCTGTCATCCGGATCATTATCGTGAGTGGTCAGTGTCTGCGCACGCTTACGCCCAGATGAGTCCGGTGTTTAATGCCATGCATGGCACTATTTTAAAACAGACAAATGGTACAAATGGTGATTTTTGCATTCGCTGCCATACTCCGGTGGGCATGAATCTAAAAGAACCGGAATTTATGTCTAATATTGATCGGCACCCCACTTCGCGAGAAGGGGTAACCTGTATCGCATGTCATCGCCTGAAGAATGCTTATGGGAAAGTAAGCGGTAGATTAGCCATTGTTGAAGGTGATATTTTTGATCCGGTTTATGGCCCTACAGGTGATCGAGAGCTCAAAAGAGTAATCGAAAGCGGCGAGTACAATGTTAATACCGAAAGGGGTAAAGCAGGACGTGCCATTCATACCGGCGCAATCAAATTAGATCAAATGAGAACGTCGGCTTTCTGTGCAACTTGCCATGACGTCAACCTGGTGAATGGGTTTCGGCTTGAAGAAGCTTTTAGTGACTACAAGACTTCAGCTGCGAGCAAGAAGGGCGTTACCTGCCAGGACTGCCACATGGGGAAGGAGCCTGGTAAAGCTTCTGGCTACGATATTGCCCCTGCTGCAATCGTAGGGGGCAAGCCTACCAAACCGCGCAGGATAACGAACCATATGTTTGCGGGCCCGGATTACTCGGTAATCCACCCGGGAATTTTTCCTCACAATTCAGATGCCGCCGACATAGCAACCATTCGCGAGTGGTTGACCTATGACTACAAAGCTGGTTGGGGCACTGAAGAATTTGAAGACAATATTCCGGAGGGGTACAAATTTCCACCGCGCTGGACCTCTGCGGATGACCGCTATGACGCTCGCGATATCCTTGCAGCGAACTTCAAATTGCTAAGGGAAATTGAAGTACAACGCAAACAAGTTCTGCAAGCCGGTTATCAACTTGGCGATGTGGTGGTTGATCGCGCGGGCGAGGAGGGCATAAGCTTTAAAGTTCAGGTGCGCAACGGCACTGACGGTCACAGCGTGCCAACCGGCTTTGATGCTGAGCGTCTGGTATTCCTGCGAGTAACCGTCACTGATAGCGAAGGCAAAGAGGTCTTTAAATCCGGTGATTTGGATCCCAACGGCGACGTGCGAGATTCTCACTCGCTCTATGTTCACAATGGTGAATTACCGCCGGATAAATATTTGTTTAGCCTGCAATCAAGATTTGTCGTGAGAATGGTGCGTGGCGGGGAACGCGAACAAGTACTGGCCGTGAATTATTCTCCCAGTCCACTGCCCTTTTTACGTCCTTCGACATTATCAACGGTTTTACTGGGTCGCCCGGTAGGCGTACGTAAGCACAGACAAGTTCTCCCCCCTTTTGCGAGTAAGTGGCCTAATTATAAGGTGAAACGTTCCGAGCTGGTAGGCAGCAAAGGCCCCTATAATGCAAATATAAAGTTAATTGTCGGCATGGTACCCATCAACCTAATTAATGAAATTAAAGACGTTGGATTTGATTACGGCATGTCGGCCCGTGAAGTGGCAGAAGGGGTGCTTGCCGGCCATTTGGTGTTGTGGGAACGTGATGTAATTTTAAAACCAGGGAAATTCACAGCAAATTCTTCAGAGAATATTAAGTCAGGAGGGGAGTGA